Proteins encoded together in one Mus pahari chromosome 9, PAHARI_EIJ_v1.1, whole genome shotgun sequence window:
- the Ddx21 gene encoding nucleolar RNA helicase 2 — translation MPGKLRSASKAGSDGAEENMETQPKPSEKKTRKERTKSKTEEATEGMEEATSSKAKKTVKKKEPSEDDVDPPKSKKAKKEEEEPQDDTASKSKTSKKKKEPLEKKAASKTKEIKTEEPSEEEADIPKPKKMKKGKEANGDMGEKSPKLKNGLSQSEPQSNSSDAPGEESSSETEKEIPVEQKEGAFSNFPISEETVKLLKARGVNFLFPIQAKTFHHVYSGKDLIAQARTGTGKTFSFAIPLIEKLQGGLQERKRGRAPQVLVLAPTRELANQVSKDFSDITKKLSVACFYGGTPYGGQIERMRSGIDILVGTPGLNKENLQNGKLDLTKLKHVVLDEVDQMLDMGFADQVEEILCVAYKKDSEDNPQTLLFSATCPHWVFNVAKKYMKSTYEQVDLIGKKTQKAAITVEHLAIKCHWTERAAVIGDVIRVYSGHQGRTIIFCETKKDAQELSQNTCIKQDAQSLHGDIPQKQREITLKGFRNGSFGVLVATNVAARGLDIPEVDLVVQSCPPKDVESYIHRSGRTGRAGRTGVCICFYQNKEEYQLAQVEQKAGIKFKRIGVPSATEIIKASSKDAIRLLDSVPPTAISHFKQSAERLIEEKGAVEALAAALAHISGATSVDQRSLINSQAGFVTMILRCSIEMPNISYAWKELKEQLGESVDAKVKGMVFLKGKLGVCFDVRTEAVTEIQEKWHDSRRWQLTVATEQPELEGPPEGYRGGRGQRDGSRGAFRGQRGGSRNFRGQGHGGGNRNFRGQRPGGGNKGQKRSFSKAFGQ, via the exons aTGCCGGGAAAACTCCGCAGTGCGTCCAAGGCGGGCTCAGACGGGGCCGAGGAGAACATGGAGACGCAGCCGAAGCCGAGCGAGAAG AAAACTAGAAAAGAGAGGACAAAATCAAAGACAGAAGAAGCAACAGAAGGAATGGAAGAGGCCACTTCctccaaagcaaagaaaacagttaaaaagaaagagcCTTCTGAAGATGATGTAGATCCCCCTAAATCCAAGAaggccaagaaggaggaggaggagcctcaAGATGACACTGCTTCTAAAAGCAAAACCtccaagaagaaaaaggagcCCCTTGAGAAGAAAGCAGCCTCTAAAACCAAAGAGATAAAAACAGAGGAGCCTTCCGAAGAAGAGGCAGACATTCCTAAGcccaagaagatgaagaaagggaaggaagcaaaCGGAGACATGGGGGAGAAAAGCCCCAAGCTGAAGAATGGACTCTCCCAGTCTGAGCCACAGTCCAACTCCAGTGATGCTCCTGGTGAAGAAAGTAGTAGTGAGACAGAAAag GAAATACCCGTGGAGCAGAAAGAAGGAGCCTTCTCTAATTTTCCCATCTCTGAAGAGACTGTCAAGCTTCTCAAAG CTCGTGGGGTGAACTTCCTGTTTCCTATACAAGCCAAGACCTTCCACCATGTGTACAGTGGGAAAGACTTAATTGCCCAGGCACGAACAGGAACTGGGAAGACATTCTCTTTTGCTATCCCTTTGATTGAGAAACTTCAAGGTGGGCtacaagagaggaagagaggccgAGCCCCTCAG GTGCTAGTCCTTGCACCCACCAGAGAATTAGCAAATCAAGTGAGCAAAGACTTCAGCGACATCACCAAAAAGCTGTCTGTAGCTTGTTTTTATGGTGGAACTCCCTACGGTGGTCAGA TTGAACGAATGCGGAGTGGGATCGATATCCTGGTTGGGACCCCAGGTCTTAATAAAGAAAACTTGCAGAATGGCAAGCTAGATCTCACCAAACTTAAACATGTTGTCCTGGATGAAGTCGACCAGATGTTGGATATGGGTTTTGCTGATCAAGTGGAAGAAATTTTATGTGTGGCATACAAGAAAG ATTCTGAAGACAACCCCCAAACATTGCTTTTCTCTGCAACTTGCCCTCATTGGGTATTTAATGTTGCTAAGAAATACATGAAATCTACATACGAACAGGTGGACCTGATTGGTAAAAAGACTCAGAAAGCAGCCATAACTGTGGAG CACCTGGCCATTAAGTGTCACTGGACAGAAAGGGCAGCGGTGATTGGGGATGTGATCCGAGTGTACAGTGGTCATCAAGGGCGCACAATCATCTTCTGTGAAACCAAGAAGGATGCTCAGGAGCTGTCTCAGAACACGTGCATAAAGCAG GATGCCCAGTCCTTACATGGCGACATTccacagaagcaaagggaaatCACCCTGAAAGGTTTCCGAAATGGAAGTTTTGGAGTTTTGGTGGCAACCAATGTTGCTGCCCGTGGCTTAGACATCCCTGAGGTTGACTTGGTGGTTCAGAGCTGTCCGCCAAAG GATGTGGAGTCTTACATTCATCGTTCAGGGCGGACAGGAAGAGCTGGAAGGACGGGGGTTTGCATCTGCTTTTACCAGAACAAAGAAGAGTACCAGTTAGCACAAGTGGAGCAGAAAGCG ggAATTAAATTTAAACGGATAGGTGTTCCTTCTGCAACGGAAATAATAAAAGCCTCCAGCAAAGATGCCATCAG GCTCTTGGATTCCGTGCCTCCCACTGCCATTAGCCATTTCAAGCAGTCAGCTGAGAGGCTGATTGAGGAGAAGGGAGCTGTGGAGGCCCTGGCAGCTGCGCTGGCACACATCTCAGGGGCCACATCAGTCGATCAGCGCTCCCTGATCAACTCACAAGCA GGCTTTGTGACCATGATCCTGCGGTGCTCCATTGAGATGCCCAACATCAGTTACGCTTGGAAAGAACTTAAGGAGCAGCTGGGTGAGAGCGTCGATGCCAAAGTGAAGGGGATGGTCTTCCTCAAAGGAAAACTG GGGGTTTGTTTTGATGTCCGCACTGAAGCAGTCACAGAAATAcag GAGAAGTGGCATGATTCAAGGCGCTGGCAGCTCACCGTGGCCACCGAGCAGCCAGAGCTGGAAGGACCTCCAGAAGGATATCGAGGTGGCAGGGGTCAGCGTGATGGCAGCCGTGGTGCTTTCAGAGGACAGCGGGGTGGAAGCAGGAACTTCCGGGGACAGGGACATGGAGGAGGAAATAGAAACTTCCGAGGACAGCGACCAGGAGGTGGCAACAAAGGCCAGAAGCGGAGTTTTAGTAAAGCGTTTGGTCAGTGA